One Bacteroidales bacterium DNA window includes the following coding sequences:
- the priA gene encoding primosomal protein N' encodes MERITLFAEVLLPLPVAGTFTYRVPYEMNSEAEPGRRVVVQFGRQKIYTGLIRSVHQKVPERYVPKYILSVLDQQPVVKPVQFDLWEWIAGYYMCTVGEVMNAALPSALKLASETRIVQHPDFDGKTDHLNEKEFLVAEAIDIQKTLTISEVSRIVEYKKVIPLIKTLIEKKVVLVEEELRDRYRAKVETYVRLSAEYRDEMALHQLFSELEKKAFRQLEVLMTFLHLAGAEAYTGKALPRAELTANAATAQTVTALEKKGVFEIFDEVTSRLQAFDAVTSPDDLLLTPEQQAAFENIGESLNQKKVTLLHGVTSSGKTEVYIKLIHQVIKQGKQVLFLLPEIALTTQIINRLRRYFGDSVGVYHSKYSEFERVEIWNRVLQHPANGGPEPGKYQIILGARSALFLPFSNLGLVIVDEEHDSSYKQYAPAPRYLARDTAIMMASMHGAATVLGSATPSIESYYNATFNKYNLTELKSRYGGIEMPEILVADLRNETHRKTMKSHFSSFLLKNIEEALAQKEQVILFQNRRGFSLRLECDTCHWMPSCKHCDVTLIYHKYNNQLRCHYCGYSERVPDRCPECGHTGLMMKGFGTEKVEDELAIIFPKTRIARMDLDTTRTKNAYQKIISDFEEQRIDILIGTQMVTKGLDFDHVSVVGILNADNLLSYPDFRSFERGFQLMAQVSGRAGRKNKRGRVIIQTYSPHHAVIRYVIDNSYDLMFRSQLQERQQFKYPPFYRLIELQLQHKDAAVVNEAATEMAALLRQRLGQLILGPEFPVVPRIKNYFLKNILVKLEKNDHTHQMKLVIAEVIDHFKTTSTHKSARVVVNVDPV; translated from the coding sequence ATGGAACGCATCACGCTATTTGCCGAAGTACTATTGCCGCTGCCTGTGGCCGGCACTTTTACGTACCGGGTGCCTTACGAAATGAACAGTGAGGCAGAGCCTGGGCGGCGTGTTGTGGTGCAGTTTGGCCGGCAGAAAATCTACACCGGCCTCATCCGCTCGGTGCACCAGAAGGTGCCGGAGCGATACGTCCCGAAATACATTCTTTCGGTGTTGGATCAGCAACCTGTCGTAAAGCCGGTGCAGTTCGATCTGTGGGAATGGATAGCCGGATATTATATGTGCACGGTGGGCGAGGTGATGAATGCCGCACTGCCCTCGGCGCTGAAGCTGGCCAGCGAGACGCGCATCGTGCAGCATCCCGACTTCGATGGAAAAACCGATCATCTCAACGAAAAAGAATTTCTGGTAGCCGAAGCCATCGACATACAGAAAACCCTCACCATCTCGGAGGTGTCGCGGATCGTAGAGTACAAAAAGGTGATTCCGCTCATCAAAACTTTGATAGAGAAAAAGGTGGTGCTGGTAGAGGAGGAGTTGCGCGACCGCTACCGTGCCAAGGTGGAGACTTATGTGCGCCTTTCGGCGGAATACCGCGATGAGATGGCGCTGCATCAGCTCTTTTCGGAACTCGAAAAAAAAGCCTTCCGCCAGCTCGAGGTGCTGATGACTTTTCTGCACCTGGCCGGCGCGGAAGCATACACGGGCAAAGCGCTGCCTCGCGCTGAGCTAACTGCCAATGCCGCCACAGCCCAAACGGTGACGGCGCTTGAGAAAAAAGGCGTGTTTGAAATCTTTGATGAAGTTACCAGCCGCCTGCAAGCCTTCGATGCAGTCACCTCGCCCGACGATCTGCTGCTTACCCCGGAGCAACAGGCGGCTTTTGAAAATATTGGCGAAAGCCTGAACCAAAAAAAGGTGACGCTGCTGCATGGCGTCACCTCCAGTGGAAAAACGGAAGTTTATATCAAGCTCATCCATCAGGTGATAAAGCAGGGGAAACAGGTGCTTTTTCTGTTGCCCGAGATCGCCCTCACCACGCAGATCATCAACCGCCTGCGCCGCTATTTTGGCGACAGCGTGGGCGTGTATCATTCCAAATATAGTGAGTTTGAACGGGTAGAAATCTGGAACCGCGTGTTGCAACATCCGGCAAACGGAGGCCCCGAACCCGGGAAATACCAGATCATTCTGGGCGCACGCTCGGCGCTGTTCCTGCCTTTCAGCAATCTGGGGCTGGTGATAGTGGACGAGGAGCACGACAGCTCCTACAAGCAATATGCTCCCGCCCCCCGCTACCTGGCGCGCGACACCGCCATTATGATGGCCAGCATGCACGGCGCAGCCACGGTGCTCGGCTCGGCCACGCCCTCCATCGAGAGTTATTACAATGCGACCTTTAATAAATATAACCTCACCGAACTCAAAAGCCGCTATGGCGGAATAGAGATGCCGGAAATACTGGTGGCTGACCTGCGCAACGAAACGCACCGCAAGACCATGAAGTCGCACTTCAGCTCTTTTTTATTAAAAAACATAGAGGAGGCGCTGGCGCAAAAGGAGCAGGTGATCCTGTTTCAAAACCGGCGCGGCTTCTCGCTGCGGCTCGAGTGCGACACCTGCCACTGGATGCCCTCGTGCAAGCACTGCGACGTTACGCTGATATATCATAAATACAACAACCAACTGCGCTGCCACTACTGCGGCTACAGCGAGCGCGTGCCCGACCGCTGCCCCGAGTGCGGCCACACGGGGCTGATGATGAAAGGCTTTGGCACCGAAAAGGTAGAAGACGAGCTGGCCATCATCTTCCCGAAAACACGCATTGCGCGCATGGACCTCGACACCACGCGCACCAAAAATGCGTATCAGAAAATCATCAGCGACTTTGAGGAGCAGCGCATCGATATATTGATAGGGACGCAAATGGTGACCAAAGGCCTCGACTTCGACCACGTGAGCGTGGTGGGCATCCTCAACGCCGACAACCTGCTGAGCTATCCCGACTTTCGCTCCTTCGAGCGCGGCTTTCAGCTTATGGCGCAGGTGAGTGGAAGGGCTGGGCGCAAAAACAAACGCGGCAGGGTGATCATCCAGACCTACAGTCCCCATCATGCGGTGATCCGTTATGTGATCGACAACAGCTACGATCTGATGTTCAGAAGTCAGTTGCAGGAGCGGCAGCAGTTTAAATATCCGCCTTTCTACCGGCTGATAGAGCTACAGTTGCAGCACAAAGATGCAGCGGTGGTAAATGAAGCCGCCACCGAGATGGCCGCTCTGCTTCGACAGCGGCTCGGACAGCTTATCCTTGGGCCGGAGTTTCCGGTGGTGCCGCGCATCAAAAACTATTTCCTGAAAAATATCCTCGTGAAGCTCGAAAAGAACGACCACACCCACCAGATGAAACTTGTGATTGCCGAAGTCATCGACCATTTCAAAACTACAAGCACCCACAAATCCGCCCGCGTGGTGGTGAATGTGGATCCGGTGTAG
- a CDS encoding hydrolase, protein MRILADETVGLIIDMQERLYPHIADHDELTRRTGILIEGLKAIDIKILVTEQYTKGLGFTIAPLREMLQEIEFVEKQAFSCCDEPAFFEQLSQVNPRYVIVAGIEAHVCVLQTCIDLIGNGYHPVVVEDCVASRNPNDKKIAIRRMQQEGALITTSESILFELLRHSGTEEFKKISKLVK, encoded by the coding sequence ATGAGAATATTAGCAGACGAAACAGTAGGATTGATCATCGACATGCAGGAACGACTTTATCCGCACATTGCTGATCACGATGAGCTTACACGCCGCACAGGCATCCTGATAGAAGGGCTGAAAGCCATTGATATTAAAATCTTGGTAACCGAGCAATACACCAAAGGGCTGGGCTTTACCATAGCCCCGCTCAGGGAAATGCTGCAGGAAATAGAGTTTGTAGAAAAGCAGGCTTTTAGCTGCTGTGACGAGCCGGCTTTTTTCGAACAGCTTTCGCAGGTGAACCCACGCTATGTAATCGTGGCCGGCATCGAAGCACATGTTTGCGTATTGCAAACCTGCATCGACCTGATCGGTAATGGTTATCATCCAGTGGTGGTTGAGGATTGCGTGGCCTCGCGCAACCCCAACGACAAAAAGATAGCCATCCGCCGCATGCAGCAGGAAGGCGCCCTGATTACCACCAGCGAATCGATACTCTTTGAATTGCTTCGCCATTCAGGCACCGAGGAATTTAAGAAAATTTCCAAGCTGGTAAAATAA
- a CDS encoding BatA domain-containing protein: MEFVNPLYLIGLVAIAIPIIVHLFNFRRFRKVYFTNVKFIEELRQQTQKQSQLRHLLILAMRILAIAALVLAFAQPYLPSGQNHTRQQAGNLVSIYVDNSYSMQAASPDGSLLVEAAGKAAEIAQAYKSSDRFQLLTNDFEAQHQRIVSRDEFTELLDAVEISPATRPVSEVVVRQRELFAKDRELAPRAYLISDFQPAFADFGNIVEDTAVQNFLVPVAADQVANLYIDSIWFDAPVFRAGQQATLSASIKNASDQNLEKIPAKLLIKGKQRAVASFDIQANQETVIHLPFTNLETGVQYGELSIIDSPITFDDIFYFTLDIRNEIPVLVINDPDENVFLNALFAGDSTFLLTNAKANYLDYAAFNNQNLIVLNSIKHISTGLTRELWRYVEGGGSLLIFPAPQADISSYNELLMTLQTVTLAPSDTMRTSISSINLQSSIYEDVFESLPENLDLPVVFSHYPLGRHTTTMLESLLELQNGNIFLGREPAGQGMVYLATTPLEAAWSNFPKHALFVPTIYNIALQSQPPARLYYVAGKSAAIPLKTDATEVDQVVHITSQDGNFGIIPQIRRSGSQLLVYVEGAINKAGNYDIITNEKKVAAAAFNYDRTESDVRTMSPAAIEEALADAGLQQFQVLAGPQQRTLTASVAQLNSGVRLWKLFVGLALAFLLAEILLLRLWK; this comes from the coding sequence ATGGAATTTGTTAACCCGCTGTATCTTATTGGACTTGTTGCCATTGCTATTCCTATCATTGTTCATCTTTTCAATTTCCGACGGTTTCGCAAGGTTTATTTTACCAATGTCAAATTTATTGAAGAGCTGCGGCAGCAAACGCAGAAGCAGTCGCAGTTGCGGCATCTGCTCATCCTGGCCATGCGTATCCTGGCCATTGCGGCGCTGGTGCTTGCTTTTGCACAGCCTTATCTGCCCTCCGGCCAAAACCATACGCGTCAGCAGGCAGGAAATCTGGTAAGTATTTATGTTGATAATTCCTACAGCATGCAGGCTGCATCGCCCGATGGCAGCTTGCTGGTAGAGGCTGCCGGTAAAGCCGCCGAGATAGCGCAGGCCTACAAAAGCTCCGATCGTTTTCAGTTGCTCACCAACGACTTTGAGGCGCAACATCAACGCATTGTAAGCCGCGACGAGTTCACAGAGCTGCTGGATGCTGTTGAGATTTCGCCTGCCACACGACCAGTTTCTGAGGTGGTGGTGCGGCAGCGCGAGCTTTTTGCCAAAGACCGAGAGCTGGCACCCAGAGCCTATCTTATCTCCGACTTCCAGCCCGCCTTTGCCGATTTCGGCAATATCGTAGAAGATACTGCAGTGCAAAATTTTTTGGTGCCCGTAGCTGCTGATCAGGTGGCCAACCTCTACATCGACAGCATCTGGTTTGACGCTCCGGTGTTTCGTGCCGGGCAACAGGCAACGCTTTCGGCAAGTATCAAAAATGCCTCTGATCAAAATTTGGAAAAAATCCCTGCAAAGCTTTTAATCAAAGGAAAGCAGCGCGCCGTTGCCAGCTTCGACATACAAGCCAACCAGGAAACGGTGATCCATCTTCCTTTTACCAATCTCGAAACAGGCGTTCAATATGGCGAGCTGAGCATTATCGATTCGCCCATCACCTTCGACGACATATTTTATTTTACCCTTGACATCCGCAACGAGATACCTGTTTTGGTGATTAATGATCCCGATGAGAACGTGTTTTTGAATGCACTTTTTGCCGGCGATTCCACCTTTTTGCTTACAAATGCCAAAGCAAATTATCTGGATTATGCTGCTTTTAATAATCAAAACCTGATCGTTCTTAACAGCATCAAGCATATTTCCACCGGACTTACACGCGAGCTTTGGAGGTATGTGGAAGGTGGCGGCAGCCTGTTGATTTTTCCGGCTCCGCAAGCCGATATCAGCAGCTACAACGAGCTGCTCATGACTTTGCAAACTGTTACGCTGGCGCCCTCCGACACCATGCGGACAAGCATCAGCAGCATCAATCTTCAAAGCAGCATCTACGAAGATGTCTTTGAGTCGCTACCCGAAAATCTTGACTTACCGGTTGTATTCAGCCATTACCCGCTTGGACGCCATACCACCACTATGCTGGAGTCATTGCTCGAGCTTCAGAATGGCAACATTTTCTTAGGACGGGAGCCTGCAGGGCAGGGAATGGTTTATCTGGCTACCACACCACTCGAAGCTGCCTGGAGCAATTTCCCAAAGCACGCATTATTTGTACCCACCATTTACAACATCGCTTTGCAAAGCCAGCCGCCTGCCAGACTTTATTATGTGGCTGGCAAAAGTGCGGCCATCCCGCTCAAAACTGATGCTACGGAAGTGGATCAGGTGGTGCACATCACCAGCCAGGACGGCAACTTTGGCATCATTCCGCAAATACGCCGCAGCGGTTCGCAACTGCTGGTGTATGTAGAAGGAGCCATTAATAAAGCCGGCAACTACGACATCATTACCAACGAAAAGAAGGTTGCGGCGGCGGCATTTAACTACGATCGCACCGAATCGGATGTGCGCACGATGAGTCCTGCGGCAATCGAAGAAGCGCTGGCCGACGCCGGCCTGCAACAGTTTCAGGTACTCGCAGGGCCGCAGCAGCGGACGCTTACGGCTTCGGTGGCGCAACTCAACAGCGGTGTGCGGCTCTGGAAGCTTTTTGTTGGGCTGGCACTTGCCTTTTTACTCGCAGAAATCCTGCTGCTACGCCTCTGGAAATAA
- the nrfA gene encoding ammonia-forming cytochrome c nitrite reductase → METTKKRSPWINWTIFFITVVVVFVLGMLASTISERRVETEYIYEPRVQLTQWEPRNEVWGKNFPAEYTSYMQTRDTSFRSKYNGNAMIDMLGVDPRMVVLWAGYSFAKDYTQARGHYYAITDMRNTLRVGAPGIDDPELMPATCWTCKGPDVPRLMNEVGITEFYSGSWSRWGAEIVNSIGCADCHDSKTMDLRISRPALIEAFERQGKDITQATHQEMRSLVCAQCHVEYYFNNTLPGKEGVQYLTFPWDKGMQVEDMIAYYDEINFSDWTHKISKTPMLKAQHPGYETWITGTHAKRGVTCADCHMPYMSKGGQKYTDHHVQSPLNNIANSCQVCHRESAEKLTEFVYDKMDKVISQRNELEKMLVRAHVEAGHAWEFGATQQQMEPIQKFIRHAQFRWDIAAASHGAAFHNSIEILRIISAGMQEAQQARIELAALLTTIGAPYPVPYPDIETKAKAQQFVGLPMEKLHADKQKFLEQMVPQWNEAASKREEALEVVYY, encoded by the coding sequence ATGGAAACAACAAAAAAACGCAGTCCCTGGATCAACTGGACAATCTTTTTCATCACTGTAGTGGTGGTATTTGTGCTGGGCATGTTAGCTTCTACCATCTCCGAGCGTCGCGTGGAAACTGAATATATCTACGAACCACGTGTACAGCTTACCCAATGGGAGCCTCGCAACGAGGTGTGGGGCAAAAACTTCCCGGCCGAGTACACCTCCTATATGCAAACCCGCGACACAAGCTTTCGCAGCAAATACAACGGCAATGCCATGATCGACATGCTTGGCGTCGATCCGCGCATGGTTGTGCTCTGGGCCGGCTATAGCTTCGCGAAAGATTACACACAGGCTCGCGGCCATTACTACGCCATCACCGATATGCGCAATACTTTGCGTGTGGGCGCCCCCGGAATCGACGATCCGGAACTTATGCCGGCTACCTGCTGGACCTGCAAAGGCCCTGATGTGCCCCGCCTGATGAATGAAGTGGGTATCACCGAATTTTACTCCGGCAGTTGGTCGCGCTGGGGGGCAGAAATTGTGAACTCTATCGGCTGTGCCGACTGCCACGACAGTAAGACGATGGATTTGCGGATTTCGCGTCCGGCACTCATCGAAGCTTTCGAGCGTCAGGGCAAAGACATTACCCAGGCAACCCATCAGGAGATGCGTTCGCTGGTGTGCGCCCAGTGCCATGTCGAATATTATTTTAATAATACTCTGCCCGGTAAAGAAGGTGTGCAATATCTCACTTTCCCATGGGACAAAGGAATGCAGGTGGAGGATATGATTGCCTATTATGATGAGATTAACTTTAGCGACTGGACGCACAAAATAAGCAAGACACCCATGCTCAAAGCACAGCACCCCGGCTACGAAACCTGGATTACCGGCACGCATGCCAAACGCGGCGTTACCTGCGCCGACTGCCACATGCCTTACATGTCAAAAGGCGGTCAGAAATATACCGATCACCACGTGCAAAGCCCGCTCAACAACATCGCCAACTCGTGTCAGGTATGCCACCGGGAGAGTGCCGAAAAGCTCACAGAGTTTGTGTATGATAAAATGGATAAAGTAATATCGCAACGCAACGAGCTGGAGAAGATGCTGGTACGCGCCCATGTAGAAGCAGGCCACGCCTGGGAATTTGGCGCCACACAACAACAGATGGAGCCTATCCAGAAATTTATCCGCCACGCCCAGTTTCGGTGGGATATCGCTGCTGCCTCCCATGGAGCAGCCTTCCACAACTCAATCGAGATATTGCGCATCATCAGTGCCGGCATGCAGGAAGCACAGCAGGCGCGCATAGAACTTGCCGCACTCCTCACCACCATTGGCGCTCCTTATCCAGTACCTTATCCCGACATCGAAACCAAAGCAAAAGCACAGCAATTTGTGGGATTACCTATGGAGAAACTACATGCTGATAAGCAAAAGTTCCTGGAGCAAATGGTGCCGCAGTGGAATGAGGCTGCCAGTAAACGCGAAGAAGCCCTGGAGGTAGTTTATTACTAA
- the nrfH gene encoding cytochrome c nitrite reductase small subunit yields MANMFHFLIPPPTWRLPAAIVMGAFVGLGLYTLRISNAVSYLSDRPETCINCHVMNPQYASWFHSAHREYATCNDCHVPQTNPVASYTFKAMDGARHATIFTLRNEPQVIQIKDGGAAVVQENCKRCHLHMNEDVHTVKVSLKMAQQDQGQLCWDCHREVPHGRVSSLSTSTYARVPRLGSAVPPWLKKLMQKDKE; encoded by the coding sequence ATGGCCAATATGTTTCACTTTCTTATCCCGCCGCCTACCTGGCGATTACCAGCTGCCATTGTTATGGGGGCCTTCGTGGGATTGGGACTATACACACTCCGAATTTCCAATGCAGTGTCGTACCTCTCTGACAGACCCGAAACCTGCATCAACTGCCATGTGATGAATCCTCAGTACGCCAGCTGGTTTCATTCGGCACACCGCGAATATGCCACCTGCAACGATTGCCATGTGCCGCAAACCAATCCGGTAGCCTCATACACCTTCAAAGCTATGGACGGTGCGCGTCACGCCACCATTTTTACATTGCGCAATGAGCCGCAGGTGATACAAATAAAAGACGGCGGCGCTGCCGTGGTTCAGGAAAACTGCAAACGTTGCCATCTGCACATGAACGAAGATGTGCACACCGTAAAGGTTTCGCTCAAAATGGCGCAACAAGATCAGGGGCAGCTCTGCTGGGATTGTCATCGCGAGGTGCCGCATGGCCGCGTGAGCAGCCTGAGCACTTCCACCTACGCACGTGTGCCCCGGCTGGGAAGCGCCGTGCCCCCCTGGTTGAAAAAACTTATGCAAAAAGATAAAGAGTAA